CCCCTCGCGGTCCGGATCCTCGCCGACCGCTTCCAGGATCATCCGCACCGCCTGCTCAATCTTTGCCTTGTCCACGGACAACCGTGGTCACCGCCTTTCCGTGTCACGACTTCGCAGCCCGCCGGGGCGCGAGGGGGCGGACCGCCGGGGGTCCACCCCTCTTTGGACGGACCGCTCACCCGGACTGGTACTGTTGACTTGAAAGGTTAGCTACCGAGAGGTTCAGGGCGCGCACACCGTTTGACTTCTTCCCTTCGGACTCCGTATAATGCGCGTAAACAGACCGCGCGATGGCCGTGGGAAGGTGGGGATGAGGATGGCAACCCGCTACTTTACGCCGGCTGAAGTGAACCGTCTCATTCCCGAACTGGAGCGCATCATCGCCTACCTCAGGCGCCTGGATGCCGAGATTCAGGAGAAGGACTGGCGGCTGAGGCAGCGGAAGGTGGAGGCCCGGCGGCGGGACGACCCGGTGGACACCTACACCTTTCTGAAGGAGGAGGCCGAGCTGGACTTCCTCCGGATCCTCTCCCGCGGCCAGTGCGACCGCATCCGGGAGCTTGGGGGCGAGTTGAAGGGCGGCTACCTGGTGGACTTCCCGGCCATCGTGGACGGGCAGGAGGTCCTGCTCTGCTGGCGGCCGGGCGAGCCGGAGGTGCGCTGGTACCACGGGCTGCACGAGGGCATGATGGGGCGCAAGCCGCTCCCGGAGGCGCCGGGCGATGAGGAAGCGCGGCCCGAGCCGGAGGAATAGGCAAGGGAGGCGTCTGGCGTGAGGTCTTTCCTCGTTCTGCTCGGTACGTACCTGCTGGTCTACTTTGTCGCGCCCGGCCTGGTGGGGGCGGTCGTGTGGTCGCTGCCCATCGAGCGCCCGGAGCGGTACGGCGGACTGGGGTTTCTGGCCATGATCGCCGCGTACGCGTTGCTGCGCCGGGTGTTTGGGAACCGGGTTCCCCAGGTCTGGCCGGTGCGCGGCGCTTCGGCAGCGGCTGTCTGTCATGCAGGCGAAAGGAGGGCGGTTCCGCCAGGCAAGGCGGAACCGCCCTCTTCGTTTCGCGTTGCGCTCAGTGACTTCCCCCGGCAGCCGGGGCCTTGCGCATCGCCTCGGCGACCACGTCGGCGATGTGGCGTACCTGCACCCGGTCGGCCAGGCCCGCCCGCTGGATGCCTTCCAGCATCTCCAGGTGGCAGGGGGTGTTGGCCACCACCAGGGTGGCGGCGCCGGTCTGGGCGACCTTCTGCGCCTTGTCGTCCAGGATCCGGTCGGAGAGCAGGGCCTGGGTGATCATGTAGGTGCCCGCGGCGCCACAGCAGCGGTCGGCCTCCGGCAGCTCGACGAAACGGGCGCCGGGCATGGACTTGAGCAGGTTGCGGGGCGGCGCCGCCACCTTCTGAACGTTGCGCAGGTGGCACGAATCCTGATAGGTGTAGGTGCCGGTCATGTCCCCCATCGGGATGGGACCGAGCTGCTCCACCAGTTCGGAGAAGTCCCGGCAGCGGGACGAGAACGCCCGGGCCCGGTCGGCCCACTCCGGGTCGTCGGCCAGCAGCTTGTCGTACTCCCGCAGGGCCGCGCCGCAGCCGCCGGCCGTGCTCACGATGAAGTCGCAGCCGCTGGTCTCGAAGGCGGCGATGTTCCGCTTGGCCTGCGCAACGGCCAGCTCGTGCTCGCCGGCGTGGCTGTGCACGGCGCCGCAGCATCCCTGACCCGCGGGGAGCACCACCTCGCACCCGAGCCCCGTGAGGACCTCGATCGCGTTCTGATTGGTCTCGAAGAACACGATGTCGGAGAGGCATCCCATGAAGAAGGCCACCCGGTACCGGCGGTTCCCGGCGGCGGGGTATGCCGGCTTGCGGGCGGCGCGCCTGGCCGGCGAGGCGACGGGCGGGATGGCCCGCTCCATATCGGCCAGCCCCTTACCGCCGATCTTCTCCACCAGGTTCAGCCGGTGCGCCAGCGCGTTCAGGCGGAGCTTCTGGTAAAGCCACAGCGCCCAGGCGGAGAACCGGATGCCACCCGGCGTGCCCAGCAGCCAGCGGTAGGCCCACCGCACGACGCCGGGCAGGGGCCTCACCTGGTTGAGCTGGGCCCGCCCCTGCTCCAGGATGGCTCCGTAGGTGACGCCCGCGGGGCAGGCGGGCTCGCAGGCTCGGCAGCCCAGGCAGGTGTCCAGGGGGCCGGCGATGTCCAGGACGTCCAGCTTGCCCTCCATCACCGCGCGCATGAGCGCGATGCGGCCCCGCGGGCTCGCCGACTCCACCTGCTTGTACCGGTAGGTGGGACAGGCGGGCAGGCAGAACCCGCAGCGCATGCAGTTGAGGATCATATCCTCGGAGATCTGCACCTTCACTGGCGGACCACCACCCGCTTCCGGGTCTCGCCCGCGAAGAGCTTGCCCGGGTTCAGGATGCCGTGGGGATCGAAGGCTTTCTTGATGTTCTTCATGAGCTCGATGCCGACGGGTCCGACCTTCCACTCCAGGTACGGCGACTTGGCCTCGCCCACCCCGTGCTCGCCGGTGATGGTGCCGCCCAGCTCCAGGGCGGCGGCGAAGATCTCTGCAAAGGCCTGCTCGACCCGCTGGATCTCCTCCTTGTTCCGCTCGTCGGTCATGCAGGTGGGGTGGAGGTTGCCGTCGCCGGCGTGGCCGAAGGTGCAGATGTCCAGGTCGTACTTCTGCGCGATGCGCTGAATCTCCGCCACCATCGGGGCGATCTGGCTGCGGGGCACCGTCGCGTCCTCCAGGATCGTGGTGGGCCTGCGCCGGGCCAGGGCCGAGAGCGCAAAGCGCCTCGCCTGCATCAGCCGGTCCTGCTCGGCGGGATCGCTGGCGTGTTCCACCCGCGTGGCGCCCTCTTCCCGGCAGATCTGGGCGATCCGCTGAATGTCGGCGTCGCAGACCGACGCCGGGCCGTCCTGCTGGATGAGCAGCAGGGCCGCGGCGTCTGTGGGCAGGCCCAGGTGGACGTAGTCCTCCACGGCGCGGATGGTGCCGTTGTCCATGAACTCGAGGGTGCACGGGATGATGCGGGCCGCGATGATCCGGCTGACGGTCCGCGCGGCCGCCTCCATGTCGTGGAACACCGCCAGGGCCGTGCGCTTGGCCTCGGGCATCGGCAGCAGCTTCAGGATGACCTCGGTGACCACGCAGAGGGTCCCCTCGGACCCGCAGATCAGCTTCACCAGGTCGTAGCCGGCAACGTCCTTCACGTTCTTGCCGCCGGCCCGGAAGATGCGGCCGTCGGCCGTCACGGCCGTGAGGCCCATGACGTAGTCCTTGGTCACGCCGTACTTCAGGCCGCGCAGGCCGCCGGCGGACTCCATGACGTTGCCCCCGAGGGTCGAGGAGGTCATGGAGCCGGGGTCGGGCGGGTAGAACAGGCCCACGGCCTCGACGGCCTTGTGCAGCTCGGCGGTGATGACCCCGGCCTCTGCGGTGGCCGTCAGGTTCTCCTGGTCGATCTCCAGGATCCGGTTCATGCGGTTCAGGGACAGGACGATGCCGCCGCCTGCGGGCACCGTGCCGGCGGCCAGGTTCGTGCCCGCGCCCCGGGTAAATACCGGGATGCGATGCGCGTGCGCGATCTGCAGCACCGCGGCCACCTCCTCGGTGGTCCGGGGCAGAACGACGGCGTCGGGGAGCCGCTGGTAAAGCGGCGTGGCGTCATAGGAGTAGGCCATGAGATCAGCCTTGCTGGTCAGGCACCACTCTTCGCCGACCGCCGCCCGGAGCGCGGCGAGGATTTCCGGCGTGAGCATGCTTTCGCCTTCCTTTCGCGAGGTCCTGCGAGTGGTCTGATGGTCGGACCCCTTCACCGCT
The nucleotide sequence above comes from Symbiobacterium thermophilum IAM 14863. Encoded proteins:
- a CDS encoding (Fe-S)-binding protein, which codes for MKVQISEDMILNCMRCGFCLPACPTYRYKQVESASPRGRIALMRAVMEGKLDVLDIAGPLDTCLGCRACEPACPAGVTYGAILEQGRAQLNQVRPLPGVVRWAYRWLLGTPGGIRFSAWALWLYQKLRLNALAHRLNLVEKIGGKGLADMERAIPPVASPARRAARKPAYPAAGNRRYRVAFFMGCLSDIVFFETNQNAIEVLTGLGCEVVLPAGQGCCGAVHSHAGEHELAVAQAKRNIAAFETSGCDFIVSTAGGCGAALREYDKLLADDPEWADRARAFSSRCRDFSELVEQLGPIPMGDMTGTYTYQDSCHLRNVQKVAAPPRNLLKSMPGARFVELPEADRCCGAAGTYMITQALLSDRILDDKAQKVAQTGAATLVVANTPCHLEMLEGIQRAGLADRVQVRHIADVVAEAMRKAPAAGGSH
- a CDS encoding FAD-binding oxidoreductase yields the protein MLTPEILAALRAAVGEEWCLTSKADLMAYSYDATPLYQRLPDAVVLPRTTEEVAAVLQIAHAHRIPVFTRGAGTNLAAGTVPAGGGIVLSLNRMNRILEIDQENLTATAEAGVITAELHKAVEAVGLFYPPDPGSMTSSTLGGNVMESAGGLRGLKYGVTKDYVMGLTAVTADGRIFRAGGKNVKDVAGYDLVKLICGSEGTLCVVTEVILKLLPMPEAKRTALAVFHDMEAAARTVSRIIAARIIPCTLEFMDNGTIRAVEDYVHLGLPTDAAALLLIQQDGPASVCDADIQRIAQICREEGATRVEHASDPAEQDRLMQARRFALSALARRRPTTILEDATVPRSQIAPMVAEIQRIAQKYDLDICTFGHAGDGNLHPTCMTDERNKEEIQRVEQAFAEIFAAALELGGTITGEHGVGEAKSPYLEWKVGPVGIELMKNIKKAFDPHGILNPGKLFAGETRKRVVVRQ
- a CDS encoding DUF2203 domain-containing protein, with the translated sequence MATRYFTPAEVNRLIPELERIIAYLRRLDAEIQEKDWRLRQRKVEARRRDDPVDTYTFLKEEAELDFLRILSRGQCDRIRELGGELKGGYLVDFPAIVDGQEVLLCWRPGEPEVRWYHGLHEGMMGRKPLPEAPGDEEARPEPEE